GGGCACGGAGGTCACCACCGCGTACGACCCGATGCTCGCCAAGATCATCGCGCACGGCGTCGACCGCGCCGAGGCGCTCGACCGGCTCGACACCGCGCTCGAAGCGACCCGCGTCGACGGCATCGAGACCAACCTCGGCCTGGTCCGCGCGGCGCTCCGGCACGCCGACGTGCGCGGAGCCACACACTCCACGGCCTCGCTCCCTGACGTCACCGACCCGACCCCGCGCATCGAGGTCGTCACGCCGGGCACACTGACGACCGTGCAGGACTGGCCGGGACGCACCGGATACTGGCACGTCGGTATCCCGCCGGGCGGGCCGATGGACGACCTGTCCTTCCGGCTCGGCAACACCGCACTCGGCAACGACGAGGGTGCACCGGGGCTCGAATGCACCCTCCAGGGCCCCTCGCTGAGGTTCACCCACCCGACGACGCTCTGTGTCACCGGTGCCCCGGCCCGGGTGACGGTCGACGGCACCCCGGTGCCGCAGTGGGAGCCCGTCACCGTGGGGGCGGGGCAGGTGCTCGCCGTCGGAGCCCCCGCCGATCAGGGCCTCCGCACATACGTGCTGTTCGCCGGGGGCCTGGACGTCCCCGAGTTCCTGGGCAGTGCGGCCACCTTCACCCTCGGCAGGTTCGGCGGACACGGCGGACGTGCCCTGCGCGCGGGTGACGTCCTGCACGGGGGCGAGGCCCGTCCGGAGACCTTCTCCGTCCCACTCGACGCGCGCCCGGTCTTCAGCGGACAGTGGCGGGTCGGCGCGGTCGAAGGGCCGCACGCCGCACCCGAATTCTTCACCGAGGACGACATCCGCGACTTCTACACCGCGGACTGGAAAGTGCACTTCAACTCCGCCCGCACCGGAGTCCGCCTGATCGGCCCCAAGCCGCGCTGGGCCCGGACGGACGGCGGCGAAGCGGGACTGCATCCGTCGAACATCCACGACACGCCCTACTCCGTCGGCGCCGTCGACTACACGGGGGACATGCCCGTCCTCCTCGGCCCGGACGGTCCGTCTCTCGGCGGTTTCGTCTGTCCGGCCACCGTCGTCAGCGGTCAGCGCTGGAAGCTGGGCCAGCTCCGCCCCGGCGACACGGTCCGGTTCGTGCCGGTGACGGCGGAGGCTGCCACGCGCCTGCGGAAGGCACCCGCGGCCGAACCCCGCGCCGACCGGGACGCCGTCGTCGACGGCGGCATCCTCGCCCGTCTGGAGGAGACGACGGTCCGTCCGTCGGTCACCTACCGACGCAGCGGTGACGACAACCTCCTGGTCGAGTACGGGCACATGCAGCTGGACCTGGCCCTCCGCATGCGGGTACACGCGCTGGCGGAGGCGCTGGCCGCACGCGCCCTCCCCGGCGTCGTCGACCTCACGCCGGGCATCCGCTCGCTCCAGATCCAGACCGACCCCGACGTGCTGCCGCAGCGGGAACTCCTCAGCACCGTGATGCGCGTGGAGGAGGACCTGCCCGCCACCGACGAGCTGGTGGTCCCCAGCCGGACGGTGCACCTGCCGCTCTCCTGGGACGACCCGGCGACCCGCGAGGCCATCGACCGCTACGTCGCGGGCGTACGCGACGACGCCCCGTGGTGCCCGTCGAACATCGAGTTCATACGCCGCGTCAACGGCCTGGACACACCGGCCGACGTGTACCGCACGGTCTTCGACGCCGAGTACCTCGTCCTCGGGCTCGGCGACGTCTACCTCGGTGCGCCCGTCGCCACGCCGCTGGACCCGCGGCACCGGCTGATCACCACCAAGTACAACCCGGCCCGGACCTGGACGGCGGAGAACTCGGTCGGCATCGGAGGCGCCTATCTGTGCGTGTACGGCATGGAGGGCCCCGGCGGCTACCAGTTCGTCGGCCGCACCACCCAGGTCTGGTCGGGCTGGCAACAGCGCGGCGGATTCGAACCGGACAAACCATGGTTGATGCGCTTCTTCGACCGCGTCAAGTGGTATCCGGTGAGCGCCGACGAACTCCTCGAACTCCGCGCCGACATCATCTCCGGCCGTTTCGTGCCGAAGACGGAGGACGGCACCTTCTCGCTCGCCGCGTACCAGAGGTTCCTGGCCGACAACGCCGAGTCGATCGCCGCCTTCCGCAACCGGCAGAACACGGCGTTCGGTGCCGAGCGCGATGCCTGGGAGGCGGCCGGCGAGTTCGCCCGTGCCGAGGCCGCCACCGAGAACGCCCCGGTGACCACCGACATCGAGGTACCCACGGGCGGCCACCTGGTCGAGGCCGAATTCCCCGCCTGCGTATGGCAGGTGAACGTCGAGGTCGGCGACCGGGTCTCGGCGGGCCAGCAGTTGATCGCCCTGGAGGCGATGAAGATGGAGGCCCCCGTGAAGGCCCCGGCCGACGGAATCGTCGCGGAGGTCCTGATCAGGACCGGCAGCCAGGTGGAGGCGGGCAGCGCGCTCCTCGTCCTCGCTCCCGTCGAGACCGCGGAGGTGTACGCGTGACCAGCACCGTGGAGAGAGTACGCGCCGCGTACACCAGGATCGAGGAGGTGGACCGGCCCGAGGTGTGGATCGGTCTCCGGCCCCGCGAGGATGTGGATGCGGAGGCGGCCCGGGTCGACGAGCGGGTCGCCGCCGGTGAACGGCTGCCGCTCGCCGGAACGGTGTTCGCGGTCAAGGGGAACATCGACGTGGCCGGGCTGCCGACGACCGCCGGCTGCCCCTCGTACGCGTACGAGCCGAAGGCCGACGCCCCCGTGGTGGCGCGACTGCGGGCGGCGGGCGCCGTATGCCTCGGCACCACGAACCTCGACCAGTTCGCGACCGGCCTGGTCGGCACGCGCAGCCCGTACGGGCCGGTCCGTAACGCCGTGGACCCGAGTTACGTCTCGGGCGGTTCCTCGTCCGGATCGGCGGTGGCGGTAGCCCTCGGCATCGTGGACTTCGCGCTCGGCACGGACACGGCGGGCTCGGGCCGGGTTCCGGCCGCGTTCAACGGCATCGTCGGCCTCAAGCCGACGCGTGGCCTGGTCCCGGCGTCGGGCGTCGTTCCCGCCTGCGCCTCGCTCGACTGTGTGACCGTCTTCGCCCGGACTCTTCCGGAGGCCGAGCGGACACTGTCCTTCATGGCGGCACCGCAGGCCCGCGAGCTCCCCGCCCTGGAGCAGCGACGCCCCGGCCCGTGGCGGATCGCGGTCCCGCGTCCCGGGCAGCTCGGCGAGCTGGACCAAGGCTGGGCCGAGGCGTTCGCGTCAGCCGCGACCCGGATGGCGGACGCGGGCGCCGAACTCCTGGAGATCGACCTGACGCCGTTCACCGAAGCGGCCGCCATGCTGTACGAGGGAGCGTTCGTCGCCGAGCGCTACGGAGCCGTCGGCGGCTTCGTCGACGCCCACTGGGGTGCGCCGGACCTCGATCCGACCGTGGCCGGGATCATTTCGCGCGCCGGAGAGATCCCGGCCCACCGGCTCTGCACCGATCTCGACAGCCTGTCCGTCCTCCGCCACAGTGCGCTTGCCTCGCTCGGCGACGCGGACGCGCTTCTCCTG
This is a stretch of genomic DNA from Streptomyces sp. NBC_00102. It encodes these proteins:
- the uca gene encoding urea carboxylase, with the translated sequence MTFDTLLVANRGEIAARIIRTARELGLRTVAVYSDPDRGAAHVRLADDAVRLGPAPAKESYLDVDLVLKAAKDTGAGAVHPGYGFLSEDEGFARRCADAGIAFVGPTPEQLKLFGAKHTARAAARAAGVPLAPGTGLLPDVTAALAAAEEIGYPVMLKATGGGGGIGMQACHGTADLADAWERVQRVAAASFSSAGVFLERLVERARHVEVQVFGDGLGKVVTFGDRDCSLQRRNQKVVEEAPAPRLPDHVRRDLARSARDLCASVDYRSAGTVEFVYDAVREEAYFLEVNTRLQVEHPVTEAIYGVDLVEWMLRLAQGETAVVTEPPTPAGHAIEARLYAEDPSRDHRPSAGLLTRVAFPEGVRVDAWVETGTEVTTAYDPMLAKIIAHGVDRAEALDRLDTALEATRVDGIETNLGLVRAALRHADVRGATHSTASLPDVTDPTPRIEVVTPGTLTTVQDWPGRTGYWHVGIPPGGPMDDLSFRLGNTALGNDEGAPGLECTLQGPSLRFTHPTTLCVTGAPARVTVDGTPVPQWEPVTVGAGQVLAVGAPADQGLRTYVLFAGGLDVPEFLGSAATFTLGRFGGHGGRALRAGDVLHGGEARPETFSVPLDARPVFSGQWRVGAVEGPHAAPEFFTEDDIRDFYTADWKVHFNSARTGVRLIGPKPRWARTDGGEAGLHPSNIHDTPYSVGAVDYTGDMPVLLGPDGPSLGGFVCPATVVSGQRWKLGQLRPGDTVRFVPVTAEAATRLRKAPAAEPRADRDAVVDGGILARLEETTVRPSVTYRRSGDDNLLVEYGHMQLDLALRMRVHALAEALAARALPGVVDLTPGIRSLQIQTDPDVLPQRELLSTVMRVEEDLPATDELVVPSRTVHLPLSWDDPATREAIDRYVAGVRDDAPWCPSNIEFIRRVNGLDTPADVYRTVFDAEYLVLGLGDVYLGAPVATPLDPRHRLITTKYNPARTWTAENSVGIGGAYLCVYGMEGPGGYQFVGRTTQVWSGWQQRGGFEPDKPWLMRFFDRVKWYPVSADELLELRADIISGRFVPKTEDGTFSLAAYQRFLADNAESIAAFRNRQNTAFGAERDAWEAAGEFARAEAATENAPVTTDIEVPTGGHLVEAEFPACVWQVNVEVGDRVSAGQQLIALEAMKMEAPVKAPADGIVAEVLIRTGSQVEAGSALLVLAPVETAEVYA
- the atzF gene encoding allophanate hydrolase; the protein is MTSTVERVRAAYTRIEEVDRPEVWIGLRPREDVDAEAARVDERVAAGERLPLAGTVFAVKGNIDVAGLPTTAGCPSYAYEPKADAPVVARLRAAGAVCLGTTNLDQFATGLVGTRSPYGPVRNAVDPSYVSGGSSSGSAVAVALGIVDFALGTDTAGSGRVPAAFNGIVGLKPTRGLVPASGVVPACASLDCVTVFARTLPEAERTLSFMAAPQARELPALEQRRPGPWRIAVPRPGQLGELDQGWAEAFASAATRMADAGAELLEIDLTPFTEAAAMLYEGAFVAERYGAVGGFVDAHWGAPDLDPTVAGIISRAGEIPAHRLCTDLDSLSVLRHSALASLGDADALLLPTTPGHPTLSEVAADPVGANARLGRFTNSTNLFDLAAVAVPAGEVNGLPFGVMLIGPAFTDERLVRVAGLLAAPPPHLAVVGAHLSGQPLNGELLALGARFVRTTTTAPDYRLYALDTSPPKPGLVRADGGGAAIEAEVWRLPAEGLGTLLAALPRPMALGTVELADGTCVTGFLCEPEALHGARDITAHGGWRAALPTLSVPRHTEDTTSACGRSAPVPTTTASAPPTSP